The nucleotide window AATATCATAAATACTGACCAAAACATCCACTAATTGCTTTCTCTGACGACGATTTAAGCCACTAATGATTTTAACGTCCCCTTCCATCGGGTTAGTGTTTAAGGTACTGCGTCCGGGGTAACGTTCCTCTCTAATTTCTTCATTAGCTCCCAAATAATCTGCTAAACTCAGTTGCCAATCGATACGAAAGCGAGTCGGACGTTTTTTGATATCTTGATGATAGCGAATGAAACGGCTAATGAGGGTATTATCTCGATCTGGATTGCCGGTTTCTTGACTAACATATTGATTTTCTTTGGGAAGGTAACTTAGGCGCAGATAAACTTGTTCGGCCACAAATTCTGGTCTAAGATATTGGGCTAATACGGGTTGAGACCCTAACCCGATTTGTTTTATGTATCCTCCCCCAAATACCAACAATAAGCCTATGCCCAGGGACAGGATGATCTGAGTTAGTTTTTTTGTTTTTCGGTTTTGGGGTAACATTTGAAGATTTTCACTCCTCATCAACGTTAAAATTAGTCACTAATGATATCATCTTGGGAGATTTCGTCTGACATTTCGATGATAGCCCGAATGGTCGGTTTCATCATGGGGTCATCAATGTTGTCAAATTCTTCATAGCGACGACGTTTGGCACGATTAGCGACTTGTACGGTAATACGATAGCGGTTAGAAGCATGACTCATTAGCTCCTCAGCCCGGTACATAATATGAGAAGAATCGAAGGCAGGTCGTTTTTGCATTTTGGCTCGGTACTTTTAAGGAACAAGAGAAAAAGTCATCTAAGCCTTAGTTTAACATTATCCAGAAAAAGTTATCTCCCTTCAGGAGAGGGAACAGGGAACAGGCAACAGTAGAAATGTGGGTTCAATCCTCCGTCATACCTATTCAAGGAGTAAAATAGTGCCTGTTTCCTTGAACATCGATGTCTCGTTGCCTCAGACAGTTACAATAAAAATCGGGAGTAGATATTTGTCAAAATTCATTGTGTTAAACTTTTTTAATTAACTTTGACTGCAATTATGGCAATTTTAATCATCACCGCGCTGATATTAAGTTCTATTATTTGGGTTGAGATTGTTCGGGATACTTATCATGCTCTTTCTCACTATTGGCCGCCGTTATATCGTCTCCATGTTTGGCATCATCGGGTATTCCGTCCTGATTTAACGGTTGCTAGTGAAGGGATTTATCGCAAAGCTCACTGGTATAATGATCTGCCGGAAGCTTTGGTTATGCTCTTGTGTAGTTTCTTGCCGGTAATGGTAAGCTATATCGAGAAAATCCCCCATTTTGAGGTGGCTTGGGCGGGTTCTCTCTATACGATGGTGTTTTTGGTCAGTGCTGTTGCTAGGGGGGCAGGAGTCCCTTATATGGATGAATTAACCGATAAAACCCATCGTCCTGGGGATTTTACCAGTTTACCGGCCCGTTGGTTTGTCAATCGTCCTTATCATTGGCGACATCATTTTGATAATCAGAAGGCTTATTATAGCGGTACATTTACGTTAGTTGATAAGTTGATGGGAACAGCTTTATCTTTAAAAGGAAAAACGGTTGCAGTCACTGGTGCATCAGGAAGTTTAGGCAAAGCTTTACTGAAATATCTTCATTTGTCCGGAGCAAAAGTGATTGCTTTAACTTCTAGTCAACAGGTCATTAATATAGAAGTCAATGGGGAAATGTTGCCCCTAAAAACTCTGACTTGGCAAATAGGAGAGGAATTTAATTTAAGCGAAACTTTAAAAGGAGTTGATATTCTTATTCTCAATCATGGAATTAATGTACATGGGGAAAGAACTAAAGAAGCTATTAATTTATCCTATGAGGTTAATGCTTTTTCCAGTTGGCGATTAATGGAATTATTTTTTACTACGGTTTGCACTAATCAAGATAAGGTACTTAAAGAAGTATGGATTAATACTTCAGAAGCGGAAGTCAGTCCGGCTATTAGTCCTTTATATGAATTGAGCAAACGAACTTTAGGAGATTTAATTACGTTACGTCGTTTAGATGCTCCTTGTGTGGTGCGGAAATTAATTTTAGGCCCGTTTAAAAGTAATCTTAATCCTATTGGAATTATGTCTGCTGATTGGGTAGCTAAACAGATTGTTAATTTAGCTCAACGAGATATACGCAATATAATTGTTACAATTAATCCGATAACTTTTATTGCTTTTCCGATTAAAGAGTTTTTTGTGTCTACCTATTATAAATTGTTTACTCGTCGTCAGTAATTTAGTTTGTAGGGTGGGCACTGTCCACCTTTTTAGTTTGTAGGGTGGGCACTGCCCACCTTTTTAGTTAACACTTAACAGTGATTAAGTAGGTGGACAAAAATATAGTTAACGGTGAGATTGGGGAAGGGACAATAAGTAAGAGTTATGTAGGGTGATGCGTCGGGGACGCATCCTACAAGTAGTAAGAATTTTTTTTAATCTTTTGGACAAAAAACTGATAATAATTAAAAATGTGTGAGGAGTAAAATGTTTTTTTAGTGGGCAATAATGCCAGAAATAACCTCAAATGGTTCACCCGAAAAATCGAGTTATTTTATTCTTTAAACTCTCAAACTATCTAGATCGATTTTGGGGAAAATCAGGAAAAATAGCCGGCGGAAAAACTTCTCCTCCTAAACAGGTACTTACTGATTCTCTTAAAGTGTCTAAGCCACCACTCCGACTTAAACCGGTCACGCATTGAGAATAAACCCCTGGTTGAAGACTGCGACGACAAGCTTCTAATACTAATAATGAGGGAGATAATTGGGCATCAGAGTCAATAATAGGGCTAGTCACAGGTTCAGCAAAGGTTTCTCTAACCCGGCCTTCAACATTAGTTGGCCAACCCTCATTTAATGCCACTTGATTATTAATATCAACCACACAATTAGCCACATCTACAGGCCGTCTACTTAAAAAGCAATTGTCAACAGCAGCATCCGCCGTAACACTAACGCTTAAAGCGACTCTTCTCACACATCTAGATAACTCTTTAGGAATTAAAGCATTGGCACAAGCTGCATCCGCTTGTTCAGGACGAACACCGACCGCCGTCAACTGTCCTAAACATACATCATACATATTTCGAGCATTAGCCGGCTCAACCGGAATACTTAGGGTTAAAAGTCCTGTACTTAAGAGAGTGAATGCACCCCAACGAACAGAGCGATCAAACAAGGCTTGTATCATCATAGTAATATCAAAAGGACAAAAGGTTAATTGAGTTTGAAAAATTGACAATTAATAAATAATTCTCAATTCTCAATTGTATAAGGGCATAGCATCCTATACCCTTACTTTATCCTAATGGCTCAATCTAATATTCAGGAACACTCTTGTCTATTTCTCGACTCCAGGCTGTAATTCCGCCTTTTACATTAGTTCCTTCAATGCCGGCTTGTTTAAGGATACCTAACGCTTTAGCAGAACGTCCCCCCATCTTACAATGAGCAATTAAATGATGACCATTAACCAGTTGTTTAACTTTCTCAACTCCTGAACCCTCTTCAATGTCTGGTAAAGGAATTAACACAGAACCCGGAATTTTAGCAATTTGGTATTCATTGGGGTTACGGACATCAATCAGAACATACCCATCTTTACCACTATCGAGAAGTTGTTTTAATTCCTGAACAGTCATTTCTGGGATTTCCATTTGCGCCTCCTGTGCTTTAGCTTGGGGAATACCGCAGAATTGTTCGTAGTCTACCAATTTTTCAATGATAGGACGAATCGGATTAGGACGAAGTTTTAACTCTCTAAACTTCATTTCCCAAGCGTTAAACAATAAGAGTCGTCCGCTTAGTGTGGGCGCTCCTAAAATAATTTTAATGGCTTCTGTGGCTTGAATTGTGCCAATAATACCGGGTAATACCCCTAATACTCCTCCCTCAGCACAAGAGGGGACCATTCCCGGCGGTGGGGGTTCTGGATATAAGTCCCGATAATTCGGCCCGCCTTGATAATTAAATACCGTCGCCTGGCCTTCAAAGCGGAAAATAGAACCGTAGACGTTCGGTTTATCCAGTAATACACAAGCGTCATTAGTCAAGTAGCGAGTCGGGAAGTTATCCGTCCCATCGATAATCACATCATAGGGTTCAAAGAGGTCTAAGGCATTCTCTGAACTTAGACGAGTTTCATACACATCGACTTGAGTGAAGGGGTTTATCTCTGCAATGCGGTTTTTGGCAGATTCTACTTTAGGTTTGCCCACCCAGGAAGTGCCGTGAATAATTTGACGTTGTAGGTTAGAATGATCCACTACATCAAAGTCGACAATTCCTATCCGTCCAATGCCGGCGGCTGCTAAATAGGATAATAAGGGAGAACCTAACCCACCAGTGCCAATACAGAGAACACTTGCTGCTTTTAGGCGTTTTTGCCCTTCTAACCCCACTTCCGGCAAGATTATATGACGTGCATACCGTTGATATTCATCTCTAGAGAGTTGGATGTCATCCAAGTTGGGATTTAGCATATCAGTTGCTTAAAAAGTTATTCGTTTTTCTAGAGGGGCGCAAAAGAATTATTTTATCAAATATATGGCCACACAATGCCTTCATCATAAAAATAAGTTGGCCTCGGTTTTCGGTTTTGTTACCTTGATTTAACATTTCCTCTCTCATAACTTGATGTGGGTTCATTACCTGAAATGCTTTATAATTTTTAACAAAAAATTGAGCAGCCCATCCCATGAACAGTTTTACAACTCAACGCTCTAAAGTAGACTCCCCAGAGGGTTTAGACTTAAAAACTAAACTCGCCTATGGTGTAGGGGAGTTAAGTAATGCCTTACCGAGTAATATCTCTATCTTCTTTTTCCTATTTTTTCTCACTAATGTGGCCGGCTTAAATGCGGGTTTAGTAGCTAATATTGTTCTTGTGAGTAAGCTTTGGGATGCTATTAACGATCCTTTAATTGGATGGTTTAGTGATCGCATTCGTTCCCCGTTTGGTCGGCGTTATCCTTTAATGGTATTAGGGGCAATTCCTTTAGGATTTTTCTTTGCTTTAATTTGGTTTGTGCCTTCAGTTCCGAATCAAAATTTACTTTTTTTCTATTATCTTATTGTCGGTTTTTTTTACGATATTTCTTTTACTTCTGTCGTTTTACCTCTTAATACTTTAGCCTCGGAATTAACTCAAAAATACCATGAACGCACAACCCTAGTCAGTTTTAAATCAGCCTTTGCTATTGGAGGCAGTATTTTTTCTTTAATTTTAGCTCAACTTATTTTTAGTTTTATTGATGATAAAAAACAGCAATTTTTAACGTTAGGAGTAACAGCCGGAATTATTGCGATCGCGGTTATTTATTTATGTGTGGCGGGAACTTACCACCGTTATCAATTAATCCAAAAGACTCGACCGGCTTTAAGTGCTTCTCCTCCTGATTTACCCTTTTGGCAACAGTTAAAAATTGTTTTTAGTAATCGTCCTTTCTTATTTGTGATGGGAATTTATCTCTGTTCCTGGTTAAGTTTACAGACAGTTGGAGTTATTTTATCTTATTTTGTGATTAATTGGATGGGATTACCAGAAACTCATTTTACTCAAATGGCTTTAGCTGTGCAAGGAACGGCTTTAGGTATGATGTTTGTTTGGAGTTTTTTAAGTCGTAAAATCGGCAAAAAAGAAATATTTTGTTTAGCGATTCCTGTTACTGTTATTGCCATAACTGGGTTATTTTTTCTTCAACCGGGACAGATTGTTTTAATGTATCTGATTGGGGTGATGGCCGGGTTAGGATTATCGGCAGCTTATATCGTTCCTTGGTCTATGTTACCTGATGTGGTAGATCTTGATGAATTAAATACTGGGTATCGTCGAGAGGGGGTTTTTTATGGGTTTATGGTGCAATTGCAAAAACTGGGGATAGCGTTAGGACTCTTTTTAGTCGGGAAAATATTAGAAGCATCGGGTTATATTTCTACCACATCTGAACAGTCTAATATTGTACAACCTGAGTCAGCTTTATGGGCGATTCGATTAATTATTGCTCCCATACCGGCTTTACTTTTAATTATTGCTTTAGTCTTGGCTTTTTTCTATCCGATTACTAAATCGGTTCATGATAAGATTTTACTCCAACTCTTTGAAAAACGAAAAACCCTAACTTAAAGCCTAAAAAATAGTATTTAGCCCGCGAAGGCGGGCTTTGTCCGTATAGCCTAACCCTTCAGGGTTAGGGCGTTTTAGAGCTTACTTGAGGTTTTCTGGGAAACGAAAAAAGCATTAACAATGATCTTTTCTATTTCAATCCAAACAAACATTAAAGCACTAAACCCGAAACAAATCGCCAATTCTGTAAAACTGAGCCAGTGAGTTCCAAAAAAGTTTCTCAAGGGAGCAAAATAAATGAGTAACAATTGAAGTAAAGTAGTCAGGGTAATCGCTCCTAAAACATAAGGATTCGACATCGGATTTAATTGTATAGTCAGTCGGTTATCAGAGCGTACCGCTAAAGCATGACCCATTTGTGCTAAACAAAGAGTAGTAAAAACCATCGTTTTCCAACGTTGAGGGTCTCCGGAAGCCTGAGCATGATTATACGCCCATACCATTAACCCAATAGTTAAAATCGCAAAAATAATACCGATACGAACCATATATAACCCTAATCCCCTAGCAAAAATACTCTCTCTGGGGCTGAAGGGAGGACGTTTCATAACATTCGGTTCAGCCGGTTCCATTGCTAACGCTAAAGCCGGTAACCCATCCGTCACTAAATTCATCCACAAAATTTGTAAGGGAGACAAAGGAACGCCCCCTAACCCTAACAGGGGAGACGCGGCAATGACTAATACTTCTCCAATATTACTGCCGAGAATATATTTAATAAAACGACGAATATTACTATAGACAACTCTTCCCTCTTCTGTGGCGGCCACAATAGTGGCAAAGTTATCATCTAACAAAATCATATCACTGGCTTCTTTACTGACATCTGTCCCTGTAATTCCCATCGCTATCCCAATATCCGCTTGTTTGAGGGCAGGAGCATCATTGACTCCATCCCCAGTCATCGCCACAAATTTACCCCGATTTTGTAAGGCTCGAACAATTCTCAGTTTATGCTCCGGTGATACTCTGGCATAGACACTCACTTGTTCTACTTTTTCTTCTAATTCTGATTGATTGAATCTTTCTAATTCTCTCCCTGTGAGAATTTGATCTCCCGGTTGGGCTATTCCTAAATCATAAGCGATCGCTTGTGCGGTGAGTTGATGATCTCCGGTGATCATAATCGCACGAATACCGGCTTCTCGGCAACGTAAAACCGCCCCTTTAACCTCTTTTCGGGGCGCGTCTAACATTCCCACTAATCCCAGCCAAATTAACTGTTGTTCGGCGATTTCTTCGCTTTCAAGGCTAGGGATTTCTTCTATCGCTCTACAGGCAAATCCTAATACCCGCAGTCCTTGCATGGCCATTTGATCATTTTGAAATAATATGTTTTCCCGTTCCTCGGAGGTTAAGGGTTGAGGACGATCGCCGTTAATAACGTGGGTACATCGTTCTAAAATTAATTCTGGAGAGCCTTTAGTAAACATGGTGTAGGGTGGCTCTTGTTCTGGTAACATTACCCCTTCAACGACAACTGACATCCGTTTTCTCTCAGAAGAAAAGGGAATTTCCCCGACTCTGGGGAGGGATGGAGTCAGGGCTTCTTGATAAATCCCGGCTTTTCCGGCTAAACTCAGTAAAGCGCCTTCGGTGGGATCTCCGATAATTTCCCATGAGCCTTGTTTTTCTTGCAAAAGAGCATCATTACATAAGACACAAGCCCTTAAAAGCAGTTGAACGTCTTGATACTCCGTCTTATATCTTTCTTCGTCTGGAATAAATTCTCCTATGGGGGCGTAACCTTCCCCAGTCACTTGAAAACTTTGACATCCGGTTTGGACTTGTTGCACCACCATTTTATTCTGAGTTAAAGTCCCGGTTTTGTCAGAACAAATCGTTGTTACTGATCCGAGGGTTTCTACCGCCGGCAATTTACGAATGAGGGCATTCCGGCGTACCATTCGCTGAGTACCGATGGCTAGGGTTACGGTGACAACTGCCGGCAACCCTTCGGGAACAACCGCTACCGCCATACTTAGGGACACTTCTAACAGTTGTTCAAATAACCCCCATCCTGTCCGCAAAACTCCCCCAATGACGACGATCGCCACTAAAATTAAGGAGCTACTGACTAACACATTGCCCAGTTGAGACATCCGTTGTTGTAGGGGAGTCGGTTCACTTTCAACCGACTGAAGCATGGCGGCAATATGCCCAATTTCTGTGTCCATCCCCGTTTTACAGACTAAAACTTTTGCCCGTCCTTGGATCACTTCTGTCCCTTGAAAGACAAGATTAATGCGATCGCCTAAAGGGGCATCTTCATTTAAAATCACCTCTGCTTGTTTATTAACGCCTTCTGCTTCCCCGGTTAAGGCAGATTCTTTGACTTGTAAATTTTGGGCTTCTAGAAGACGACCATCGGCGGCTATACTAACTCCGGCTTCAAGGAGCATAATATCCCCTGGAACTAAGTCTTTAGCGGAAATTTCTTCGGTTTTGCCGTTGCGAATGACTCGGACTTTAGGAGAAGAGAGATTTTTTAGGGCGGCTAGGGCTTTTTCGGCGCGACTTTCTTGTAAATAGCCTAAAATTCCATTTAAAATTACGATTAAAAATATGGCGATCGCATCTTTGGGGAATGTGCCATTTTTTAAGTCTAAAACGGCTGAAACAACGGCAACAGCAATCAGCATTACTAACATAATATTAGTAAATTGTTCCCACAAAATTTGTAAGGGACTACGACCGCCGGTTTCTTTGAGTTCATTCGCGCCATAATACTGCTGTCGCTGAGTAATTTGGGATTCTGGTAATCCTTGTTCGGGGTCACTTTGGAGCAATTCTAAGGCTTGGCTTGAGGGTTGAGTATGCCAAGGTTGGGCAGTGTTGGGAAAGGTGGCAGAAGCTAAAGAAGATGTGGTAGGAAATGACATATTGTTGCTTGGATGACTATCAAGATTGACTAGGATTTATAGCAGGAGGCAGGAGGATAAAAGTTTACTCCGATTGGGTTTGAGGTTTGAAAAATGTCCTAACCTCCTTGGCGTTTGCTATAATTTTGACTTTTTACGTTCAAAAATTATCAGTTAATCGTTAAGAAATGGCACTAATTCAATCAGATGAAATCTAATTTTAT belongs to Gloeothece citriformis PCC 7424 and includes:
- a CDS encoding MFS transporter, encoding MNSFTTQRSKVDSPEGLDLKTKLAYGVGELSNALPSNISIFFFLFFLTNVAGLNAGLVANIVLVSKLWDAINDPLIGWFSDRIRSPFGRRYPLMVLGAIPLGFFFALIWFVPSVPNQNLLFFYYLIVGFFYDISFTSVVLPLNTLASELTQKYHERTTLVSFKSAFAIGGSIFSLILAQLIFSFIDDKKQQFLTLGVTAGIIAIAVIYLCVAGTYHRYQLIQKTRPALSASPPDLPFWQQLKIVFSNRPFLFVMGIYLCSWLSLQTVGVILSYFVINWMGLPETHFTQMALAVQGTALGMMFVWSFLSRKIGKKEIFCLAIPVTVIAITGLFFLQPGQIVLMYLIGVMAGLGLSAAYIVPWSMLPDVVDLDELNTGYRREGVFYGFMVQLQKLGIALGLFLVGKILEASGYISTTSEQSNIVQPESALWAIRLIIAPIPALLLIIALVLAFFYPITKSVHDKILLQLFEKRKTLT
- a CDS encoding DNA-directed RNA polymerase subunit omega encodes the protein MQKRPAFDSSHIMYRAEELMSHASNRYRITVQVANRAKRRRYEEFDNIDDPMMKPTIRAIIEMSDEISQDDIISD
- a CDS encoding cation-translocating P-type ATPase; protein product: MSFPTTSSLASATFPNTAQPWHTQPSSQALELLQSDPEQGLPESQITQRQQYYGANELKETGGRSPLQILWEQFTNIMLVMLIAVAVVSAVLDLKNGTFPKDAIAIFLIVILNGILGYLQESRAEKALAALKNLSSPKVRVIRNGKTEEISAKDLVPGDIMLLEAGVSIAADGRLLEAQNLQVKESALTGEAEGVNKQAEVILNEDAPLGDRINLVFQGTEVIQGRAKVLVCKTGMDTEIGHIAAMLQSVESEPTPLQQRMSQLGNVLVSSSLILVAIVVIGGVLRTGWGLFEQLLEVSLSMAVAVVPEGLPAVVTVTLAIGTQRMVRRNALIRKLPAVETLGSVTTICSDKTGTLTQNKMVVQQVQTGCQSFQVTGEGYAPIGEFIPDEERYKTEYQDVQLLLRACVLCNDALLQEKQGSWEIIGDPTEGALLSLAGKAGIYQEALTPSLPRVGEIPFSSERKRMSVVVEGVMLPEQEPPYTMFTKGSPELILERCTHVINGDRPQPLTSEERENILFQNDQMAMQGLRVLGFACRAIEEIPSLESEEIAEQQLIWLGLVGMLDAPRKEVKGAVLRCREAGIRAIMITGDHQLTAQAIAYDLGIAQPGDQILTGRELERFNQSELEEKVEQVSVYARVSPEHKLRIVRALQNRGKFVAMTGDGVNDAPALKQADIGIAMGITGTDVSKEASDMILLDDNFATIVAATEEGRVVYSNIRRFIKYILGSNIGEVLVIAASPLLGLGGVPLSPLQILWMNLVTDGLPALALAMEPAEPNVMKRPPFSPRESIFARGLGLYMVRIGIIFAILTIGLMVWAYNHAQASGDPQRWKTMVFTTLCLAQMGHALAVRSDNRLTIQLNPMSNPYVLGAITLTTLLQLLLIYFAPLRNFFGTHWLSFTELAICFGFSALMFVWIEIEKIIVNAFFVSQKTSSKL
- the moeB gene encoding molybdopterin-synthase adenylyltransferase MoeB, yielding MLNPNLDDIQLSRDEYQRYARHIILPEVGLEGQKRLKAASVLCIGTGGLGSPLLSYLAAAGIGRIGIVDFDVVDHSNLQRQIIHGTSWVGKPKVESAKNRIAEINPFTQVDVYETRLSSENALDLFEPYDVIIDGTDNFPTRYLTNDACVLLDKPNVYGSIFRFEGQATVFNYQGGPNYRDLYPEPPPPGMVPSCAEGGVLGVLPGIIGTIQATEAIKIILGAPTLSGRLLLFNAWEMKFRELKLRPNPIRPIIEKLVDYEQFCGIPQAKAQEAQMEIPEMTVQELKQLLDSGKDGYVLIDVRNPNEYQIAKIPGSVLIPLPDIEEGSGVEKVKQLVNGHHLIAHCKMGGRSAKALGILKQAGIEGTNVKGGITAWSREIDKSVPEY
- a CDS encoding bifunctional sterol desaturase/short chain dehydrogenase, which translates into the protein MAILIITALILSSIIWVEIVRDTYHALSHYWPPLYRLHVWHHRVFRPDLTVASEGIYRKAHWYNDLPEALVMLLCSFLPVMVSYIEKIPHFEVAWAGSLYTMVFLVSAVARGAGVPYMDELTDKTHRPGDFTSLPARWFVNRPYHWRHHFDNQKAYYSGTFTLVDKLMGTALSLKGKTVAVTGASGSLGKALLKYLHLSGAKVIALTSSQQVINIEVNGEMLPLKTLTWQIGEEFNLSETLKGVDILILNHGINVHGERTKEAINLSYEVNAFSSWRLMELFFTTVCTNQDKVLKEVWINTSEAEVSPAISPLYELSKRTLGDLITLRRLDAPCVVRKLILGPFKSNLNPIGIMSADWVAKQIVNLAQRDIRNIIVTINPITFIAFPIKEFFVSTYYKLFTRRQ